The proteins below come from a single Salinivibrio kushneri genomic window:
- a CDS encoding YkgJ family cysteine cluster protein translates to MSYPCTRCGLCCQKIQHVPELKIFHNGDGICLYFNADVGCTIYQERPLVCRIDEGYQKLFENQFSLTDYYLKNAEVCNYMQLEAELPSHYRVKLKNGQT, encoded by the coding sequence ATGAGTTACCCGTGCACCCGTTGCGGCTTGTGTTGCCAAAAAATTCAACATGTACCTGAGTTGAAAATCTTTCACAATGGTGATGGTATTTGCTTGTACTTCAATGCTGATGTTGGCTGCACAATATATCAAGAGCGACCTTTAGTATGCCGAATTGATGAAGGGTATCAGAAGCTTTTTGAAAACCAGTTTTCATTAACAGATTACTACCTTAAAAATGCTGAAGTTTGCAATTACATGCAATTGGAAGCCGAACTTCCAAGTCATTACAGAGTTAAGTTAAAAAATGGACAAACATAA
- a CDS encoding GTPase translates to MDKHKLLQFLPTNEQNVNRFLYLKNNATKPRIAVFGKYNHGKSSLLNAMVGDAVFKVEDKRETIENKELEQDHVIWIDTPGLDADVHKEDDKSAIKGAFEMADYLFLVHQAQAGELDKYEMKIFQQLARQDKNYSKKMFLVLTQIDQKSADEVAIVEEKIRQQLLGSLDLRDLQIISVSAHRYNRGLQEDKAVFCEKSGIHALFDLTATLVSEVDELRKKEMKRLKSKLLLDFAAQKEALNAELKGLRSQQSSELSMLKRDVKQLSADLV, encoded by the coding sequence ATGGACAAACATAAACTATTGCAGTTTTTACCAACGAATGAGCAGAATGTAAACCGTTTTCTGTACTTGAAAAACAATGCGACTAAACCACGTATAGCAGTGTTTGGGAAATATAATCACGGCAAAAGTTCATTATTAAATGCAATGGTAGGAGATGCGGTTTTCAAAGTAGAAGATAAACGCGAAACCATTGAGAACAAAGAGCTTGAACAAGATCATGTTATTTGGATTGACACCCCTGGGCTTGATGCCGATGTACATAAAGAAGATGACAAATCTGCCATTAAAGGTGCGTTTGAAATGGCTGACTACTTGTTTTTAGTTCACCAAGCTCAAGCGGGTGAGCTAGATAAATATGAGATGAAAATTTTCCAACAATTAGCACGTCAGGACAAGAATTACAGTAAGAAGATGTTTTTAGTCTTAACGCAAATCGATCAAAAGTCTGCCGATGAAGTAGCTATTGTTGAGGAGAAAATTCGCCAACAATTACTAGGGAGTCTTGATTTACGTGATTTACAAATCATTTCTGTGTCAGCGCATCGTTATAACAGAGGTCTTCAAGAGGACAAAGCGGTTTTCTGCGAAAAGAGTGGTATCCATGCGCTCTTTGATCTGACTGCTACTTTAGTGTCTGAGGTTGATGAATTACGCAAGAAAGAAATGAAACGCTTGAAGTCTAAACTATTGCTGGATTTTGCTGCGCAAAAAGAGGCATTGAATGCAGAGTTAAAAGGGCTACGCTCTCAGCA